CGCGAGATGTGCGGGAAAAGTAGGTTTCTCGGGCGAGCCTGCGGGGTTGTTCGGGAGGAGGAGGGACCGAAGAGAGGGGAAGTTGTTTTGTACTTAGAGGGAAATGGATAAGGTGTGTGTGGTAGTTTTAGCTATGTGGCACACGTGTGTCAAATATCACAGTCcataatttttatcaaataatgccTATGATTTACCTATCTAAATAAATTTTAGGATTTTATTTGGTAAAAACTTATTGTCTTGCTAAAGAAAAGATAATTTATGCGGTAAGTCAACACAAGATGAGAGGGAAAGGGGAATGTTCGACCAAGGACGAGATGAACGACAAAACTTCACGTTTTTTAAGTAGGAGAGATAATGTTCGTGATTTATGTTAGCTCATGTTTTCCTTCCAAATTAGTGTGATTATCTATATatatttttatcaaataatgccTGTGATTACCTACCTAAATAAATTTTAGGATTTTTATGATAAAAACTTATTGTCTTGTCAAAGAAAACATTTTTTTGGTAAGTCAACAAAAGACGAGAGGGAGGGGCAATGTTGGACGAATGACGAGATGGACGACAAAACCTTACGTTCATTTTAAGTATGACGAGAGAAGAGAAGATACACCGTGTAGAGGTGTACCAGTTAAGTTAACCTAGACAAATTGTGCAAGCAATATTTCATTTTGTTTGAAAGGAGGCAAAAACCTTTGCATTATCATTAGCATTTTTAGAGTAAAAATTTACATATTGAGAAATGCCGCAAATGGACTACTCTTTCGACATAGTGCAACTCAAAACACACCGTGACACACCAATTTGTTGCGTCTTCCTTAATCTTGGCGGGGATAGCTCTTGGCATGGTGGATATGTTGTGGACCACTCGATTGTTGCATTCACCATTGTTCTTCGAAACGGTGAGCATGAAAAGGaaagaaaccaccttttcctatGCCCATGCAGGAAGACGACAGAAATTCACCACTCCTTGACCGATATATCGTACTTCAAGCGAGCATATCCAAGATGAATGGAGACAAGATTTAATCATGATCTACACCCGCACCGAGAACCGACATTTGAATAGGATATGTAAGCGACAATATGCCTCTCTCTTGCTTAATTGGAAAAGACCACAGTTTGGCCACCTTGCGCCATTGAAGCCAGTTCGATTATCATACCCAGTCTTGAATGACAAGGCAAGTGAATAATTTGCACTTGGGCGCACAACTCTTCCAAATCACTAGAATTAGGATGGTGGTGGGAGGGTCACTCGAAATGCACCTTATATGCTGACTTGATTTGATACACGCTGGATGCATGAGATCCCAAAGGGTCACAAAGTTGAGGCAGTGTCGCGCCGTGGATATTTTGGATGTTTCAATCTTTTATGAACCCATATGTTGTCCTCATCTGAACCACAGCATTGGTGGTCGTGGAAATGGGGAAAGTGGAAGGAGCAACATCGTAGTCGCTCCCCCTGTCTGGTAGCCTCCTAGAAAAGGTCATGCATGTTGTCTCATCATATGGTGTTCTTCCAAGACCGACCCATGCCATAGTCTGGTAATTCCACCCCCACCATTTTGATAGCCTCCAAGTACAGAAAAATGTTGTGGTACTTTCCAATGGGGATGTGAAAGTATGGAGTGCCAATACCCTGTAGGAGCTAAAGGTAGGAACCATcttctctcaagctctatctgcGAGTCATACAATCTTTTGTGCACTTTAATGTTTACTGGACATATATTCTCTAACAAAATACAATTTACAAGTGTGACATATGAAGTGTACGAGGTTATAAAGTGCAAATAAATAAATGTTAGGCACTGAAATTTGAAGTTGTAAGTAAAAAAGAACGCGCACACACACAcctgtagtagtagtagttaTGGTTGTGAAATGATCCCTATGTAATTGACTACGATAATATTGATAGATATACATGTGGTTGATGTGTGGGAGAAGCCTATGCTAACATGCTACAAAATCCACCGACTCACATTTTCTTATGATCGAAATCTTAGCAAACATCCACATGTACTAAGTTATTAATGTAAAGTaaacccaaccataacattaagTTCTATGGGCTTTCTTTATCCCACATGCTATGCCTCCTCTACATCATGATAAAAAAGAAAGTCAAAATTGTCATTTGTGTTCTAGCCCGACCAAGTTAAAGGAAGATTCAGGTCCACCCGATTGACACCTCTAAGACGACGGAGATCAAAGTTGACATGGATCTGAAAAGAGAAAGCGCGCTTAGTGACTCCATGAGAAATGGAAAATCTTTGCGTGACAACCATCTGATGTGCCTGAAGTTCCAGTGGagctcgctgagcacaccctcaATATCTGAACAAGTACCCAACCAAAAAAGCAAACCATCTGCCGGTTTTCGGAGCTGAAGAGGTAGTCGATGGGCGGGAAGATAGCTAAACTGCTTGAGGCCGGCTTCATAAAAAAAGTCAAACATCTGGACTAATTGGCTAATCCAGTTATGGCACACAAGAAGGATAAAACCTTGCGCATGTGCATGAGGGGGGGGGGCGTTTTGGCTCCCGGGAGCACATGCTCCCAAGTGAACAATAATGCGAAAAATAATAGtaaatattttcaaaaaaatattATTATTTTGTGTATATTTGTGTTAGTGTCGCAAGCATGCTTGACAATTTTCATGTGAATCGGAGCAACAGTGTTTCGTTGGTGAAAAAAATTGGATGACATTTGGGGGTAACAATCGGGGTTCAATTTGGTTTTTTTACACAAGCCAAAATGCTTAACCTTTTTGCCTCAACATTTGCATGTAGCATTTGAATGTGACTAAGAACACATAAGAAACTGTCTTGATTTTTTTGACATTTCAAAAATTATTTTTGGGCCCGGGAGCACACGCTCCCGAGAGCCGAATTGAATTTCCGCATGTGCGTTGATTACAAAAATCTCAACAAAGTGTGCCCGAAGGATCTGCTTCCTTTGCCTCGCATTGATCAGGTGATCAACTCCATCACGGGTTGTGAGCTACTGTTTTTTTCTGGACGCGTACTCCGAGTACCACCAGATCTGTATGAGGGAGTCCACTATAGGTTGCTAGCGGAGATTGCTAGATCTACATACTACCGGTGAATGGAACACAATACTCATACCCGCATACCCGCATACCCATATGCTCATTCATTCTGACAGGTAGACCTTCTATGTCATTCACTAAAAATGTGAAAACCCTAGGGTCGCTTTACCCAACCCAGCCTCAACCTCACAAATCTCTCCCCATAGCCCTCCCCCCCCGCCGTCACTCCCACACCACACCACAGAAACCCCCTCGCCCCCATCTCTTTCTCGCCACAAACCCTAGAGGGGAGGGGCCATCACCGCCGGCATTGTCTGCAGCGACATGACCATCAACCTCCCTGATCTCCTCGTCTGCTCTTTCCACCTCATGTCCTTCATGCGACCAGCAGAGCAAGCTATCTCctccctccacctcctcctctccACCCATCCCCTCCACACGAGCATGTCGGGCTGACGGAGTACCTCCTTCCGCCATGCCTCGAGCTTCAGTGGACAAGCGCATGGATCTTGGCCACGAGGATCGCGAGGAGGCGCATCACTCCATCGTAGATGAAATCGCGGTGGATGGGGAAGAATTTGGAGAAGATGGCACCAAGATTCGGCCTTGGGCGCCACGCCTTCGCCCTTGCCTATCCATGCTCCTGACTCTTCAACCACCTTTAATGGGGCAGGTTCCCGGGCGCAGTTCCTCTCTGCCCGATTACAAGGTGGAGCATGGTCGTGGCCGTGACAACGCTGCACATGCGACGGTGGTACCAAGCACCCGGCGGCGTCCGAGACCAACTCCGGCTGTTCCTACGAGGAACACTTCTACTGCGGCAGCAAATCTTCCAATTCGGTGAAGAGTTCATTACCTTTTTTAACGTGTTGATTTGATTTGTTAACGAATGATCGAGTGTGTTGAATAGTTAATTTATCTTTTGTAGATGTTCACACAGGAGAAACTAGCTTTTGGACTTGCCTTCAAGACATTCAAGAAGGGATGCAGGTTTGTACTTAGTGGTACTTAAGAATTGCAAATTAAACATAACTTATATACATAAAACTCCCTGCTAGCATCCACATAGACCCCAAATGAGCGACTTGCGTTCAAGACATTCAAGAAGGGATGCATATTAGTACTCCATACGTGTTCAAAATAAGTTAATTCACTTATTTTGGAACTGAGGGAGTAGTAGTTAAGAATTGCAAATCAAACATATCTTATACACATAAAACTCCTGGCTAGCATCACATAGACCCCAAATGAGTAAAATTGTGTAAGAAAACATCCTCTAGGAAAAAATATCTTATCGCGTGCTGTGCGCAGAAGATCATGGCCTTTGTGTCTTTGGACACGCCTACGCAGCCCCGCAGCCAACCAATGCTCGAGAGGGCAAAACAGTAAACTTGGCTCTCAACTTGTAGCGGCTTTGTCCGTAGCTCACGCGCCCCCCCGGTCCTCTCCAACCCCACGTTACGGAGCGCACCGACTGGGACCCCACGCGTCACAGGGAGAGAGGCCACCCGGCCTTTCTTTAACCTCGCCGAGGCCGGGCGGCGCGCTGTCGCGGCCGTGAATTTTTTTACTTAGCAGCGAGATTCACATCGCAGCGGCGGTTCGTGCGTGGGACTAGTACCATTTTTTCCCTTTCCCCATCATAATATAAGGGGGCGATTACAAGATGGAAGGGGTCCCTGTCGCTGTTGCGCCCGAGCGCCACCCACACCCACTTGCCTATTAGCTGCTGCTACTTTGTGCTCTTGCGCCGTAGTCTCCTCCCCCCTTCCCTTCGCCTGTTCTTATCTGATCTCCacccctctcccctcccctcccctcccctccctcgTGCCTTCTTCTCCCCACCTTTCCCCCACCCTCCCGCCGCTGTTTTTCTCTTCCTAGCTCTCCCAGGTCATGGCAAAGGTGAAAAGCGGATAAAACTAGCAAGTGGGAGATCGACGCAGGTGAGCTCATGCTGCCCTGCCATCTCCCTTTTCTGTTCATGCGTTCCTGCTGCGTacgcttcttcttcctcatctatCCTTTTACCATGTGTTTTGTCCGTGCTCTTGATTGGCTAGGGCTAGAGGGCCTGAGGTAGGCTAGCTATGCGACCATGCCCTGTTCTTTTGGGTACTTTTTCTCTCTGGATAGATGGATATTTTCGGGGGTCCTATAGAGTTGCTTCTGCAGCAGTTATCAATTCCAGTTTGTGCTTTCTTTGCTCTTCTTTTTCATTGCTCCAGGGAGATATTTTTGGATGAGTCCAATTCCCAGAGTTCCCTTCTTACTTTTGTTCTGGAAATCTGGAATACATAGCACCTAGCGTTTTTGGAAggatttttattttgttttgtcaGGGAGGAATGGAATGCTATTCCTGTTTTCTCTTATCAATCAGGAGATGGAAAATTTCCCGTCTCTTCTCCGTTTTGATGCCTGCTTCATCCATTTTCTCTATTGTTTTCTTCCCCTTTTGTGGGCTATACTACTACTTTGTTTCCTTTTGGGTGAGCACATGGGTACATGTTCTTGTTTCCAACTGTCGATACCTGTTTTACATAAAACATGGCTTTCTTCCCTTGAAAAGGGTTCCCACTGCTTTCTCATCATTTTGGCCAACCCCTGCGAGTGATTGGATCAAAGCAATCCTTCATGAGGACGCTTAGACATGATTCAATTATTCTCGTAGGATTATATGGAAACAGTTCTAGTATTTGGTAAAACCCTGTGTGGGCGGACAGATGTGTTCAACTTTCTGCCTTATTCTTCCATTAGTGTATTACTCCTATATttttttagtggtcatgcataaCACACCCATTTCCGTTAGTTATGCCGTCCGATATGATCATGTCACAGAGAAAAACAAGATAAGGCTTCTGTTAGATCAGTTGCCTCTGCTAGTTGCGTGCGCTGCCTTCTTGACTTGATGATCTATAATTGTGAAGGAGAGGATCATAGCAGAGGTGTGTGTGGTGTGCGTTAGATAAGATCGACTGCGTTTTGATTAGCCAGACACATGCAGGCCGGGCCTTCCGGTGCTTGCTTCAATTGCCAAACTTGCTTTTATGCCACATGATTGTCTCGGCTCCGGGTTAATAGATCTGGGATGTTTTGTGAACTAATACAGCTGTTTTCTTTAAGGAGAAGATAGGAACTGGAGCACATATGTGTTATGTCACCGTCTAATTACCTGATTAAGTTCCCTCAAAGAAAACTAGTACCTCATTAAGATAACTACTACTAGTAGTATTATGGCTATTTTAAGCTTTATTGCTCTTAACTGTAATTGCCTCTTTAACACTAATCTTGTTGCACATGTTGCCTAGTTATTGCGTTTAGACTCAGCAAGCAATAAGCCTTGTAATTAACCTGGCCTCTTTGCTTGCTTCTGTGCAGGTGAACACCACCACAGCTACAAGTAGTAGTGGAAGGAAGTGGAATTTCTTGTGTGGAGAAAAAGAGCTGCTTGAGTGACCATGATGGGAGGTGGGCTGCTGATGGATCAGGGCATGGCGTTCTCCGGCGTGCACAACTTCGTGGATCTGCTCCAGCAGAACGGCGCCGACAAGAACCTCGGCTTCGGCTCCCTTATGCCGCAGACATCCTCCGGCGACCAGTGCGTCATGGGCGAGGGCGACCTCGTGGACCCCCCCACGGACAACTTCCCGGACGCCGGGGAGGACGACAGCGACGACGATGTGGATGACATCGAGGAGCTGGAGCGCCGCATGTGGCGCGACCGCATGAAGCTCAAGCGCCTCAAGGAGCTGCAGCAGAGCCGCGGCAATGAGCAGGCCGGCGGCCGGCGACGGGGCTGCGGCATCATTCCGGAGAAGGGCAAGCCCGTGAGCGGCGCCTCTGACAACCTCCGTGCCTGGTGGAAGGAGAAGGTCCGCTTCGACCGGAACGGCCCGGCCGCCATCGCCAAGTACCAGGCCGACAACGCCGTGCCGGGCTCCGAGAGCGAGCTGGCTTCCGGCACCGCCAGCCCGCACTCGCTGCAGGAGCTGCAGGACACCACGCTGGGCTCGCTGCTCTCGGCGCTCATGCAGCACTGCGATCCACCGCAGCGAAGGTTCCCGCTCGAGAAGGGCATCTCTCCTCCATGGTGGCCGTCCGGCGACGAGGAGTGGTGGCCGGAGCTTGGCATCCCCAAGGACCAGGGCCCGCCCCCGTACAAGAAGCCCCATGACCTGAAGAAGGCCTGGAAGGTCAGCGTGCTCACCGCTGTCATCAAGCACATGTCGCCGGACATCGAGAAGATCCGGCGCCTCGTTCGCCAGTCCAAATGCCTCCAGGACAAGATGACCGCCAAGGAGATCTCCACCTGGCTGGCCGTGGTGAAGCAGGAAGAGGAGCTGTTCATGAGGCTGCACCCGGGCGTTCGCCCTCCAGCGTCTGCCGGCGGCATCGCCAGTGCCATATCATTCAACGCCAGCTCGAGTGAGTACGACGTTGACCTCGCCGACGACTGCAAGGGCGATGAGGCCGGCACCCACAAGATGGCCATGGACGATCCAACCGCCTTCAATCTCGGCGCGGCCATCCTGAATGACAAGTTCCTCATGCAAGCGCCCATGAAAGAGGAGACCGGCGATATGGAGTATGTCCAGAAGAGGAGCGCGGTGGCCACCGAGCCGGAGCTGATGCTGAACAACCGCGTCTACACCTGCAACAACGTCCAGTGCCCACACAGCGACTACGGGTACGGCTTCCTTGACCGGAATGCGCGCAACAGCCACCGGTACACCTGCAAGTACAATGATCCCCTCCCGCCAAGCGCGGAGAACAAGGCAACGCCACCTGCGCCGCCGCAAGTCTTCCCGGCAGCCTACAACCAGCAGAACCATGGGCTCAACAACCTGGATTTCGGCCTCCCCATGGACGGCCAGAGGTCCATCGCCGAGCTGATGAACATGTACGACACCACCTTCCCGGCCACCAACAAGAACATGGGCAACGACGACGTCACCATTATAGAGAGGCCCAATGCCATCACCCCAGTAATGGACGAGGGTTTCTTTGGACAGGGCAATGGAATTGGAGGCAATGGCGACAGTATGTTCAGTGATGTGAGTAACATGATGCAGCAGCAGCAAGCACAACAGccacagcagcagcagcagcagcagcagcaggccCCGCAGCAGCAGTTCTTCATCCGTGACGACGCGCAGGCGCAGTTCGGCAACCAGATGGGCAGCATCTCCGGCGCATCGGATTTCAGGTTCGGCTCTGGCTTCAACATGTCTGGCACCGTCGACTACCCGCAGAAGAACGACGGCCCCAACTGGTACTACTGAATGAAGAATAAACTCCTAGGGTCATAAGCTTTCTTCGTGGCAAAACCAACCTTGTGTTTCCATGGGGAAGTGTCGTCGTCGTCCTCCTAAGAAGTGGGTAATTCAGACCCGAGACAAAAACCCACCCAGCCCcgccagcagcagcagcagcagcagcaggccCCGGCGCAGCAGCAGTTCTTCATCCGTGACGACGCGCAGGCGCAGTTCGGCAACCAGATGGGCAGCATCTCCGGCGCATCGGATTTCAGGTTCGGCTCTGGCTTCAACATGTCTGGCACCGTCGACTACCCGCAGAAGAACGACGGCCCCAACTGGTACTACTGAATGAAGAATAAACTCCTAGGGTCATAAGCTTTCTTCGTGGCAAAACCAACCTTGTGTTTCCATGGGGAAGTGTCGTCGTCGTCCTCCTAAGAAGTGGGTAATTCTATAGGTCTTCTCTTAATTTTCATATAGGTTTTGCAGTAGTTGCAAATAGGCTGGAACTTGGAACTGGTTATATACATGTATGTCCATCCAGCTGGTGAACCTCTTCTCTTATGGAAAACTTAATTTTAT
This Triticum urartu cultivar G1812 unplaced genomic scaffold, Tu2.1 TuUngrouped_contig_4385, whole genome shotgun sequence DNA region includes the following protein-coding sequences:
- the LOC125527742 gene encoding protein ETHYLENE-INSENSITIVE 3-like 1a isoform X2; amino-acid sequence: MMGGGLLMDQGMAFSGVHNFVDLLQQNGADKNLGFGSLMPQTSSGDQCVMGEGDLVDPPTDNFPDAGEDDSDDDVDDIEELERRMWRDRMKLKRLKELQQSRGNEQAGGRRRGCGIIPEKGKPVSGASDNLRAWWKEKVRFDRNGPAAIAKYQADNAVPGSESELASGTASPHSLQELQDTTLGSLLSALMQHCDPPQRRFPLEKGISPPWWPSGDEEWWPELGIPKDQGPPPYKKPHDLKKAWKVSVLTAVIKHMSPDIEKIRRLVRQSKCLQDKMTAKEISTWLAVVKQEEELFMRLHPGVRPPASAGGIASAISFNASSSEYDVDLADDCKGDEAGTHKMAMDDPTAFNLGAAILNDKFLMQAPMKEETGDMEYVQKRSAVATEPELMLNNRVYTCNNVQCPHSDYGYGFLDRNARNSHRYTCKYNDPLPPSAENKATPPAPPQVFPAAYNQQNHGLNNLDFGLPMDGQRSIAELMNMYDTTFPATNKNMGNDDVTIIERPNAITPVMDEGFFGQGNGIGGNGDSMFSDVSNMMQQQQAQQPQQQQAPAQQQFFIRDDAQAQFGNQMGSISGASDFRFGSGFNMSGTVDYPQKNDGPNWYY
- the LOC125527742 gene encoding protein ETHYLENE-INSENSITIVE 3-like 1a isoform X1 — encoded protein: MMGGGLLMDQGMAFSGVHNFVDLLQQNGADKNLGFGSLMPQTSSGDQCVMGEGDLVDPPTDNFPDAGEDDSDDDVDDIEELERRMWRDRMKLKRLKELQQSRGNEQAGGRRRGCGIIPEKGKPVSGASDNLRAWWKEKVRFDRNGPAAIAKYQADNAVPGSESELASGTASPHSLQELQDTTLGSLLSALMQHCDPPQRRFPLEKGISPPWWPSGDEEWWPELGIPKDQGPPPYKKPHDLKKAWKVSVLTAVIKHMSPDIEKIRRLVRQSKCLQDKMTAKEISTWLAVVKQEEELFMRLHPGVRPPASAGGIASAISFNASSSEYDVDLADDCKGDEAGTHKMAMDDPTAFNLGAAILNDKFLMQAPMKEETGDMEYVQKRSAVATEPELMLNNRVYTCNNVQCPHSDYGYGFLDRNARNSHRYTCKYNDPLPPSAENKATPPAPPQVFPAAYNQQNHGLNNLDFGLPMDGQRSIAELMNMYDTTFPATNKNMGNDDVTIIERPNAITPVMDEGFFGQGNGIGGNGDSMFSDVSNMMQQQQAQQPQQQQQQQQAPAQQQFFIRDDAQAQFGNQMGSISGASDFRFGSGFNMSGTVDYPQKNDGPNWYY